Proteins encoded within one genomic window of Mesorhizobium sp. AR10:
- a CDS encoding alpha/beta hydrolase, with product MRSKTFLVLAFALAVTGCAGRNTHDLLNKTTITVPASDIAATHEIFVATTRQQATKDPRQVFDGDRSLTTGYARVDVTVPKVHQVGAIERAKGSADSNPAKQFTATDVVHYGDASQFAKAVGANIAINGDRALVFVHGFNNGFDDGVYRLTQIAHDTKYPGTPVLFSWASSAKTTGYIYDKDSSTAARDDLEATLRMIAKTRVKSIDIIAHSMGTWLTMEALRQLAITGDRDLGGKLGYVILASPDIDVDVFKKQMIRYGKPDKPFAILLSGDDRALKLSSIISGDKPRVGDYGNAADLASYGVVVADLTNTKGGDRLNHAKFADNPMLVQLLGDRLRTPAALRSNEPDSAEFDNIGQGIGKAVGSMAEIVITTPFKVLTIATGG from the coding sequence GTGCGTTCGAAGACTTTCCTCGTGCTTGCGTTCGCGCTCGCAGTCACAGGCTGCGCCGGCCGGAACACGCACGACCTTCTCAACAAGACGACGATCACGGTACCGGCTTCCGACATCGCGGCCACGCATGAGATCTTCGTCGCCACCACCCGCCAACAGGCGACCAAGGATCCGCGGCAGGTGTTCGACGGCGATCGCTCGCTGACAACCGGCTACGCCCGCGTCGACGTGACGGTTCCCAAGGTGCATCAGGTCGGCGCCATCGAGCGCGCCAAGGGTTCGGCCGACAGCAACCCGGCCAAGCAATTCACCGCCACCGATGTCGTCCACTATGGGGACGCGTCGCAATTCGCCAAGGCGGTCGGCGCCAACATCGCCATAAACGGCGACCGCGCCCTGGTGTTCGTGCACGGCTTCAACAACGGTTTCGACGATGGTGTCTATCGGCTGACGCAGATCGCGCACGACACCAAATATCCGGGTACGCCGGTTCTGTTCTCATGGGCGTCGAGCGCCAAGACGACCGGCTACATCTACGACAAGGACAGTTCGACCGCCGCGCGCGACGACCTCGAGGCAACGCTGCGGATGATTGCAAAGACGCGGGTCAAGAGCATCGACATCATCGCCCATTCGATGGGAACCTGGCTGACGATGGAGGCGCTGCGCCAGCTTGCCATCACTGGCGACCGCGACCTCGGCGGCAAGCTCGGCTACGTCATCCTGGCCTCGCCCGATATCGACGTCGACGTGTTCAAGAAGCAGATGATCCGCTACGGCAAGCCCGACAAGCCGTTCGCCATCCTGCTCTCGGGCGACGACCGTGCGCTCAAGCTGTCTTCCATCATCTCGGGCGACAAGCCGCGCGTCGGCGACTACGGCAATGCGGCCGACCTTGCCAGCTACGGCGTGGTCGTGGCGGATCTGACCAACACCAAGGGCGGCGACCGTTTGAACCATGCCAAGTTCGCCGACAACCCGATGCTGGTGCAATTGCTCGGCGACCGGCTGCGCACACCGGCCGCCCTGCGATCGAACGAGCCCGACTCGGCGGAGTTCGACAATATCGGCCAAGGCATTGGCAAAGCTGTCGGCTCGATGGCCGAGATCGTCATCACCACGCCGTTCAAGGTGCTGACCATCGCCACCGGCGGCTAG
- the ade gene encoding adenine deaminase produces the protein MAKTAHATKPKPWAEMATHLVDVAMGRKPADLVIRNGRWVNVHSGEIIAGTDIAIAGGRFAYCGPNASHAIGQGTKVVDAGGRYLVPGLCDAHMHVESGMVTVTEFCRAVIPHGTTSMFIDPHEIANVLGLPGVRLMHDEAVAMPVNVHVQMPSCVPSAPGLEHAGAELTVADVAEAMTWDNIIGLGEVMNFPGVAANDPVMSGEIAATVKAGKTVGGHYASRDLGLPFHGYVAGGPEDDHEGTRAEDAIARVRQGMKAMLRLGSAWYDVASQIKAVTESGLDPRNFILCTDDSHSGTLVHEGHMDRVVRHAIQQGLKPVTAIQMATLNTAQHFKLEREIGSIAPGRLADMLIVSDLAEMTIDEVYARGVRLAKGGKLEIDIPAYDYPKTAKNTVKLGKKLRAGDFDIAAPKGANEVRVRVIGVIENQAPTRALEADLPVEDGLVAMDRRNDVCQIALVERHRGTGGVTNAFVSGFGYMGDCAMASSVAHDSHHIIVVGTNKQDMALAVNRLGQVGGGVVLFSKGKELALVEMPIAGLMSDERAEIVAAKAEKLTEAMRKMGCSLNNAYMQHSLLALVVIPELRISDVGLIDVTTFQKVDLFV, from the coding sequence ATGGCGAAGACCGCGCATGCGACGAAACCCAAACCCTGGGCCGAGATGGCGACGCATCTTGTCGATGTCGCGATGGGACGCAAACCCGCCGATCTCGTCATTCGCAACGGGCGCTGGGTGAACGTCCATTCGGGCGAGATCATTGCCGGCACCGACATCGCCATTGCCGGCGGCCGCTTTGCCTATTGCGGGCCGAATGCCAGCCACGCCATCGGCCAGGGCACCAAGGTGGTCGACGCCGGCGGTCGCTATCTGGTACCGGGCCTTTGCGATGCGCACATGCATGTCGAGAGCGGCATGGTGACGGTGACGGAGTTCTGCCGCGCCGTGATCCCGCACGGCACCACCTCGATGTTCATCGACCCGCACGAGATCGCCAACGTGCTCGGCCTGCCTGGTGTGCGGCTGATGCATGACGAGGCCGTCGCCATGCCCGTCAACGTGCATGTGCAGATGCCGTCCTGCGTGCCCTCGGCGCCCGGGCTCGAGCATGCCGGCGCCGAGCTGACGGTTGCCGACGTTGCCGAGGCGATGACCTGGGATAACATCATCGGGCTCGGCGAGGTGATGAATTTCCCCGGCGTTGCCGCCAACGATCCGGTGATGTCGGGCGAGATCGCTGCGACGGTGAAAGCGGGCAAGACGGTCGGCGGGCATTATGCATCGCGCGATCTCGGCCTGCCGTTCCACGGCTATGTCGCCGGTGGGCCCGAGGACGACCACGAAGGCACGCGCGCCGAGGACGCTATCGCCCGCGTCCGCCAGGGTATGAAGGCGATGCTGAGACTGGGCTCGGCCTGGTACGATGTCGCTTCGCAGATCAAGGCGGTGACGGAGAGCGGCCTCGACCCGCGCAACTTCATCCTGTGCACCGACGACAGCCATTCCGGTACGCTGGTCCACGAAGGCCATATGGACCGGGTGGTCCGGCACGCCATTCAACAGGGCCTGAAGCCGGTAACGGCGATCCAGATGGCGACGCTCAACACCGCCCAGCATTTCAAGCTGGAGCGCGAGATCGGTTCGATCGCGCCGGGACGACTAGCCGATATGCTGATCGTCTCAGACCTGGCCGAGATGACCATCGACGAGGTCTATGCTCGGGGCGTCAGGCTGGCCAAGGGAGGCAAGCTCGAGATCGACATTCCGGCCTATGACTATCCGAAGACCGCAAAGAACACCGTCAAGCTTGGCAAGAAGCTCAGGGCCGGCGACTTCGACATCGCGGCACCCAAGGGCGCCAACGAGGTGCGGGTGCGGGTCATCGGCGTGATCGAGAACCAGGCGCCGACGCGGGCGCTGGAGGCGGATCTTCCTGTCGAGGACGGGCTGGTTGCCATGGACCGCCGCAACGACGTCTGCCAGATCGCGCTGGTCGAGCGCCACAGGGGCACGGGCGGCGTCACCAACGCCTTCGTTTCCGGCTTCGGCTATATGGGCGATTGCGCCATGGCTTCGAGCGTGGCGCATGACAGCCACCACATCATCGTCGTCGGCACCAACAAGCAAGACATGGCGTTGGCCGTCAACCGGCTGGGCCAGGTCGGCGGCGGCGTCGTGCTGTTTTCCAAGGGCAAGGAGCTGGCGCTGGTCGAAATGCCGATCGCCGGGCTGATGTCGGACGAGCGGGCGGAAATCGTCGCGGCCAAGGCGGAGAAACTCACCGAGGCGATGCGCAAGATGGGCTGTTCCCTCAACAACGCCTACATGCAGCATTCGCTGCTGGCGCTGGTCGTCATCCCGGAACTGAGGATTTCCGATGTCGGCCTAATCGACGTGACGACGTTCCAGAAAGTCGACCTGTTCGTCTGA
- a CDS encoding VOC family protein, with protein MGILGASFVLAVPDAAATARWWVDAMGFTRVLEPEGWVFVQRDGCLIRLGSCPDAIPPRDLGDHQYFGYIEVDAIDIFYDEIAARGADILFPPTTQPWDMREMGVRTPDGHRVIFAQNVSRPG; from the coding sequence ATGGGTATTCTTGGCGCAAGTTTTGTTCTCGCGGTGCCGGACGCCGCTGCGACGGCTCGATGGTGGGTGGATGCAATGGGCTTTACCCGAGTGCTCGAACCGGAAGGCTGGGTCTTCGTGCAGCGCGACGGATGCCTGATCCGCCTTGGCAGTTGCCCGGATGCGATCCCTCCCCGCGATCTCGGTGACCATCAGTATTTCGGCTACATCGAGGTCGACGCGATTGACATCTTTTACGATGAGATCGCGGCACGTGGCGCCGATATCCTCTTCCCACCAACAACGCAGCCCTGGGACATGCGTGAGATGGGCGTAAGGACACCTGACGGGCACCGGGTGATCTTTGCCCAGAACGTTTCACGCCCAGGGTAA